A window of the Vigna angularis cultivar LongXiaoDou No.4 chromosome 3, ASM1680809v1, whole genome shotgun sequence genome harbors these coding sequences:
- the LOC108341048 gene encoding uncharacterized protein LOC108341048 isoform X2 — MEFTESYKQTGPCCFSPNARFIAVAVDYRLVIRETISFKVVQLFSCLDKISYIEWALDSEYILCGLYKKPMIQAWSLTQPEWTCKIDEGPAGIAYARWSPDSRHILTTSDFQLRLTVWSLLNTACVHLQWPKHASKGVSFTRDGKFAAICTRRDCKDYINLLSCHTWEIMGNFAVDTLDLADIEWSPDDSAIVIWDSSLEYKVLIYSPDGRCLFKYQAYESGLGVKSVSWSPCGQFLAVGSYDQMLRVLNHLTWKTFAELMHPYSVRGPCYAAVFKEVDEPLQLDMSELCLSDDFSQGNDDSPEEPFRVRYEVMEVPINLPFQKPPAEKPNPKQGIGILSWSNDSQYICTRNDSMPTILWIWDIRHLELAAILVQKDAIRAATWDPTCTRLVVCTGSTHLYMWTPSGAYCVHVPLPQFTITDLKWNSNGSCLLLKDKESFCCAAVPLLPESSEYSSDE; from the exons ATGGAGTTCACTGAATCTTACAAGCAAACGGGTCCCTGTTGTTTCTCTCCCAATGCTCGCTTTATCGCCGTCGCCGTTGATTACCGCCTCGTCATTCGGGAGACCATTTCCTTCaag GTTGTGCAGTTGTTTTCATGCTTGGACAAAATTAGCTATATTGAATGGGCCCTTGATTCAGAATATATTCTTTGTGGTCTTTACAAAAAGCCAATGATTCAGGCTTGGTCACTAACCCAACCAGAATGGACATGCAAGATAGATGAAGGACCTGCTGGTATTGCATATGCGAGGTGGAGTCCAGATAGCCGCCACATACTCACCACTTCTGATTTCCAGTTGCGTTTGACTGTTTGGTCATTGTTAAATACAGCTTGTGTGCATTTACAGTGGCCAAAGCATGCTTCCAAAGGAGTTTCTTTCACACGAGATGGAAAATTTGCAGCAATATGTACAAGGCGTGATTGCAAGGACTATATAAATCTGTTATCTTGTCACACATGGGAAATAATGGGCAATTTTGCTGTTGACACTCTAGATTTGGCTGATATTGAATGGTCTCCTGATGACAGTGCTATAGTGATATGGGATTCGTCACTTGAGTACAAG GTTCTAATATATTCTCCAGACGGAAGGTGCCTCTTCAAGTATCAGGCATATGAAAGTGGATTGGGAGTTAAAAGTGTGTCCTGGTCTCCTTGTGGTCAGTTTCTGGCAGTGGGCAGTTATGATCAGATGTTGCGAGTCCTGAATCACCTAACTTGGAAGACATTTGCAGAGCTAATGCACCCGTATTCAGTCCGTGGACCTTGTTATGCTGCTGTTTTCAAA GAAGTAGATGAGCCCCTACAACTTGATATGTCTGAACTTTGTTTGAGTGATGATTTTTCCCAAGGAAATGACG ATTCTCCTGAAGAACCCTTTAGAGTCAGGTATGAGGTCATGGAAGTTCCTATCAATTTACCATTCCAAAAGCCTCCTGCTGAGAAACCTAACCCTAAACAAGGAATTG GCATTTTGTCATGGAGCAACGATAGCCAGTACATATGCACTCGAAATGATAGTATGCCTACAATACTTTGGATATGGGATATTCGACACCTGGAGCTTGCTGCAATCTTAGTCCAGAAAGATGCTATAAGGGCGGCAACTTGGGACCCAACATGCACACGCCTCGTTGTTTGCACTGGAAGTACTCACTTGTATATGTGGACTCCGTCTGGTGCCTATTGTGTTCATGTTCCTCTACCACAATTTACCATAACTGACCTGAAATGGAATTCGAATGGTAGTTGTCTACTTCTTAAGGACAAGGAGTCATTCTGCTGTGCTGCTGTTCCCTTATTACCTGAATCTAGTGAATACAGTTCAGATGAATAA
- the LOC108341048 gene encoding uncharacterized protein LOC108341048 isoform X1 translates to MEFTESYKQTGPCCFSPNARFIAVAVDYRLVIRETISFKVVQLFSCLDKISYIEWALDSEYILCGLYKKPMIQAWSLTQPEWTCKIDEGPAGIAYARWSPDSRHILTTSDFQLRLTVWSLLNTACVHLQWPKHASKGVSFTRDGKFAAICTRRDCKDYINLLSCHTWEIMGNFAVDTLDLADIEWSPDDSAIVIWDSSLEYKVLIYSPDGRCLFKYQAYESGLGVKSVSWSPCGQFLAVGSYDQMLRVLNHLTWKTFAELMHPYSVRGPCYAAVFKEVDEPLQLDMSELCLSDDFSQGNDADSPEEPFRVRYEVMEVPINLPFQKPPAEKPNPKQGIGILSWSNDSQYICTRNDSMPTILWIWDIRHLELAAILVQKDAIRAATWDPTCTRLVVCTGSTHLYMWTPSGAYCVHVPLPQFTITDLKWNSNGSCLLLKDKESFCCAAVPLLPESSEYSSDE, encoded by the exons ATGGAGTTCACTGAATCTTACAAGCAAACGGGTCCCTGTTGTTTCTCTCCCAATGCTCGCTTTATCGCCGTCGCCGTTGATTACCGCCTCGTCATTCGGGAGACCATTTCCTTCaag GTTGTGCAGTTGTTTTCATGCTTGGACAAAATTAGCTATATTGAATGGGCCCTTGATTCAGAATATATTCTTTGTGGTCTTTACAAAAAGCCAATGATTCAGGCTTGGTCACTAACCCAACCAGAATGGACATGCAAGATAGATGAAGGACCTGCTGGTATTGCATATGCGAGGTGGAGTCCAGATAGCCGCCACATACTCACCACTTCTGATTTCCAGTTGCGTTTGACTGTTTGGTCATTGTTAAATACAGCTTGTGTGCATTTACAGTGGCCAAAGCATGCTTCCAAAGGAGTTTCTTTCACACGAGATGGAAAATTTGCAGCAATATGTACAAGGCGTGATTGCAAGGACTATATAAATCTGTTATCTTGTCACACATGGGAAATAATGGGCAATTTTGCTGTTGACACTCTAGATTTGGCTGATATTGAATGGTCTCCTGATGACAGTGCTATAGTGATATGGGATTCGTCACTTGAGTACAAG GTTCTAATATATTCTCCAGACGGAAGGTGCCTCTTCAAGTATCAGGCATATGAAAGTGGATTGGGAGTTAAAAGTGTGTCCTGGTCTCCTTGTGGTCAGTTTCTGGCAGTGGGCAGTTATGATCAGATGTTGCGAGTCCTGAATCACCTAACTTGGAAGACATTTGCAGAGCTAATGCACCCGTATTCAGTCCGTGGACCTTGTTATGCTGCTGTTTTCAAA GAAGTAGATGAGCCCCTACAACTTGATATGTCTGAACTTTGTTTGAGTGATGATTTTTCCCAAGGAAATGACG CAGATTCTCCTGAAGAACCCTTTAGAGTCAGGTATGAGGTCATGGAAGTTCCTATCAATTTACCATTCCAAAAGCCTCCTGCTGAGAAACCTAACCCTAAACAAGGAATTG GCATTTTGTCATGGAGCAACGATAGCCAGTACATATGCACTCGAAATGATAGTATGCCTACAATACTTTGGATATGGGATATTCGACACCTGGAGCTTGCTGCAATCTTAGTCCAGAAAGATGCTATAAGGGCGGCAACTTGGGACCCAACATGCACACGCCTCGTTGTTTGCACTGGAAGTACTCACTTGTATATGTGGACTCCGTCTGGTGCCTATTGTGTTCATGTTCCTCTACCACAATTTACCATAACTGACCTGAAATGGAATTCGAATGGTAGTTGTCTACTTCTTAAGGACAAGGAGTCATTCTGCTGTGCTGCTGTTCCCTTATTACCTGAATCTAGTGAATACAGTTCAGATGAATAA